A genomic region of Leptotrichia hofstadii contains the following coding sequences:
- the lpdA gene encoding dihydrolipoyl dehydrogenase, with the protein MATEVIMPKAGIDMTEGQIIKWNKKEGEKVEEGEILLEIMTDKTSMELEAEESGYLIKIVKGDGETVPVTEIIGYIGAEGEVAPEAGSANSAPENTASQPAPEKAAAASEPKKEKAEDEFDIVVIGGGPAGYVAAIRAAQLGAKVAVVEKSEFGGTCLNKGCIPTKTFLKNAEIIEGIEMASKRGIILESEKYTIDMPKVVQLKNEIVKTLTNGVRGLLKSNEIKMFNGVGKINKDKDVVVNGETVLRADKIILAGGSKVGKINIPGIESNKVLTSDDILDIQQIPKSLTVIGGGVVGIELGQVFLSFGSEVTVVEMMDRIVPGVDRESSAVLRKELEKKGMKILTSTQIKEIVDDGHNLTIKVDGHDDIVSEKALLSIGRVPDLEAIGEIELEMEKGRIKVDKYMETSVPGIYAPGDINGIKMLAHAAFRMGEVAAENAVQGNHREIRLETTPSAIYTVPEVAMVGLTEDEAREKYDIKVGKFQFAANGRALASGEPAGFVKVIVDKKYDEILGVHIVGPSAAEMINEASGLMAMEITVDEVIKTIYAHPTYSEALFEACADALDEAIHLPRKRK; encoded by the coding sequence ATGGCTACTGAAGTGATAATGCCTAAAGCCGGAATTGATATGACGGAAGGGCAGATTATAAAATGGAATAAAAAAGAAGGGGAAAAGGTAGAAGAAGGGGAAATTTTACTTGAAATAATGACAGATAAGACAAGTATGGAACTGGAAGCAGAAGAATCAGGATACTTGATAAAAATAGTAAAAGGAGATGGAGAAACTGTACCTGTTACAGAAATTATCGGATATATCGGTGCAGAAGGAGAAGTGGCTCCAGAAGCAGGTTCAGCAAATTCAGCACCAGAAAATACAGCTTCTCAACCAGCACCAGAAAAAGCGGCTGCGGCTAGTGAACCTAAAAAAGAAAAAGCAGAAGATGAATTTGATATTGTTGTAATCGGTGGAGGGCCTGCTGGATATGTAGCGGCAATCCGTGCGGCTCAGCTTGGTGCAAAAGTGGCAGTTGTGGAAAAAAGTGAATTTGGTGGAACTTGCCTGAACAAAGGATGTATTCCTACAAAAACATTCCTTAAAAACGCTGAAATTATCGAAGGTATCGAAATGGCAAGTAAAAGAGGAATTATTTTGGAAAGTGAAAAATACACAATTGACATGCCAAAAGTTGTGCAGTTGAAAAATGAAATTGTTAAAACATTGACAAATGGTGTAAGAGGACTTTTGAAGAGCAATGAAATTAAGATGTTTAATGGAGTTGGAAAAATCAATAAGGATAAAGATGTTGTTGTAAATGGAGAAACTGTTTTAAGAGCTGATAAAATAATCTTAGCTGGTGGATCGAAAGTTGGAAAAATCAATATTCCTGGAATTGAAAGCAACAAAGTTCTTACAAGTGATGACATTTTAGACATACAGCAAATTCCAAAATCACTTACTGTAATTGGTGGAGGAGTTGTCGGAATTGAGCTTGGACAAGTGTTCTTATCATTTGGAAGTGAAGTTACAGTTGTGGAAATGATGGATAGAATTGTACCAGGAGTAGACAGGGAATCTTCAGCTGTACTTAGAAAAGAGCTTGAGAAAAAAGGAATGAAAATATTAACTTCTACACAAATTAAGGAAATAGTTGATGATGGACACAACTTAACAATCAAAGTTGACGGACATGATGACATTGTTTCTGAAAAAGCATTATTATCAATCGGAAGAGTACCTGATCTGGAAGCTATTGGAGAAATTGAGCTAGAAATGGAAAAAGGTAGAATCAAAGTTGATAAATATATGGAAACAAGTGTACCTGGAATTTATGCACCAGGAGATATAAATGGAATTAAGATGCTTGCTCATGCGGCATTCAGAATGGGAGAAGTTGCTGCTGAAAATGCGGTTCAAGGAAACCATAGAGAAATCAGACTTGAAACAACTCCATCGGCAATCTACACAGTGCCAGAAGTGGCAATGGTTGGATTAACAGAAGATGAGGCAAGAGAAAAATATGATATTAAAGTTGGTAAATTCCAATTTGCGGCAAACGGAAGAGCGTTGGCTTCAGGAGAACCAGCAGGATTTGTAAAAGTTATAGTTGATAAAAAATATGACGAAATTCTTGGAGTACACATTGTAGGACCATCAGCAGCAGAAATGATTAATGAAGCGTCAGGGCTTATGGCAATGGAAATTACAGTAGATGAAGTGATTAAGACAATCTATGCTCATCCAACTTACTCAGAAGCTCTGTTTGAAGCATGTGCAGATGCATTAGATGAAGCGATTCATTTACCTAGAAAAAGAAAATAA
- a CDS encoding dihydrolipoamide acetyltransferase has protein sequence MENNELRATPAARKLAQQMGLDLFLVKGSGANGRVHKEDVETFKFEKQVRISPLARKIALDHNLELENVVGTGHNGKIMRDDILKLIAKPQETEDLARHEKAVVAEEKTVAQQDIEIVPMSAMRKVISKRMTESYLTAPTFALNYEIDMTEAIALRKKILDTILESTGKKITITDIISFAVIKTLLKHKFVNSSLSEDGTQIILHNYVNLAIAVGFDGGLLVPVVKGADKMTLSELVVESKKIVKKALDMKLTPDEQSGSTFTISNLGMFGVQSFNPIINQPNSAILGVSSTVEKPVVVNGEITVRPMMTLTLTIDHRVVDGLAGAKFMQDLKNALENPIALLI, from the coding sequence ATGGAAAATAATGAGTTAAGAGCTACTCCTGCAGCACGTAAATTAGCGCAGCAGATGGGACTTGATCTTTTTCTTGTGAAAGGCAGTGGAGCAAATGGACGTGTTCATAAGGAAGATGTAGAAACATTTAAATTTGAAAAGCAAGTAAGAATATCGCCACTTGCTAGAAAAATAGCATTAGACCATAATCTTGAATTGGAAAATGTCGTTGGGACAGGGCATAATGGGAAAATAATGCGGGATGATATTTTGAAATTGATTGCTAAACCGCAGGAAACAGAAGACTTGGCAAGACATGAAAAAGCTGTTGTTGCAGAAGAAAAAACGGTTGCACAGCAGGATATAGAAATTGTGCCAATGTCAGCAATGAGAAAAGTTATTTCAAAACGTATGACAGAAAGTTATCTAACAGCACCTACATTCGCACTTAATTACGAAATTGACATGACTGAAGCTATTGCACTAAGAAAGAAAATACTTGATACAATTTTAGAAAGTACAGGAAAGAAAATTACAATAACAGACATTATTTCATTTGCAGTTATAAAAACTTTGTTAAAGCACAAGTTTGTAAATTCAAGTTTGTCAGAAGACGGAACACAGATTATTCTGCATAATTATGTAAACTTGGCAATTGCAGTAGGATTTGACGGTGGACTTCTTGTGCCAGTTGTAAAAGGTGCAGATAAAATGACACTTAGCGAATTAGTTGTTGAATCTAAAAAGATAGTGAAAAAAGCATTAGATATGAAGTTGACGCCTGATGAACAAAGTGGAAGCACATTTACAATAAGTAATCTCGGAATGTTTGGAGTGCAAAGCTTTAACCCAATAATAAATCAGCCAAATTCAGCAATCTTGGGAGTTTCTTCTACAGTTGAAAAGCCAGTTGTTGTAAATGGTGAAATTACAGTTCGTCCAATGATGACTTTGACTCTTACAATTGATCACAGAGTGGTAGATGGACTTGCGGGAGCTAAATTTATGCAGGACTTGAAAAATGCTTTGGAAAATCCAATCGCTTTGTTAATTTAG
- a CDS encoding DIP1984 family protein, whose translation MKIAEALILRADIQKRIAQLKTRLNNNAKVQEHEEPAENPQLLLTELDSLISQLNDLIIKINKTNTLSKIDGISLVELIAKKDTLSQKAGILREFIEIASQKINLYSTTEIKVFSTINVPEHQKQLDKLSKEIRETDTKLQQANWTIDLIEE comes from the coding sequence ATGAAAATTGCTGAAGCTCTTATTTTACGTGCAGATATTCAAAAAAGAATTGCACAATTAAAAACAAGACTTAACAATAATGCTAAAGTTCAGGAACACGAAGAACCTGCTGAAAATCCTCAACTTCTATTAACTGAATTAGACAGCTTAATTTCTCAATTAAATGATTTAATAATAAAAATAAACAAAACAAATACTCTTTCAAAAATTGATGGAATTTCATTAGTCGAATTAATTGCAAAAAAGGACACACTCTCACAAAAAGCAGGAATCCTGCGTGAATTTATAGAAATTGCAAGCCAAAAGATAAATCTTTATTCCACAACAGAAATAAAAGTTTTTAGTACGATTAATGTTCCAGAACATCAAAAACAGCTAGATAAATTGTCTAAGGAAATTCGTGAAACTGATACAAAATTACAGCAGGCAAACTGGACTATTGATTTGATTGAAGAATAA
- a CDS encoding alpha-ketoacid dehydrogenase subunit beta, with protein METKLMSVKEAIITAMSEEMRRDENVFLMGEDVGIFGGDFGTSVGMLDEFGPERIKDTPISESAISGAAVGAAMTGLRPIVDVTFMDFIVYMMDNIVNQAAKTRYMFGGKGQVPVTFRCAAGSGVGSAAQHSQSLESWFTHIPGVKVVAPGTPADVKGLLKSAIRDNNPVIFLEYKAQYNMKGEVPTDSEFVIPLGKGEIKKEGKDITIVTYGRMLERVMKAAEIAESEGISVEVVDPRTLIPLDKEIILNSVKKTGRVILVNDAHKTSGFIGEISAIISESDTFDYLDHPIVRLAGEDVPIPYNHALETAMVPSVEKIVEAIRKVKNKQ; from the coding sequence ATGGAAACAAAGTTGATGTCTGTAAAAGAGGCAATTATTACAGCAATGTCGGAAGAGATGAGAAGAGATGAAAATGTATTTTTAATGGGAGAAGATGTAGGAATTTTTGGAGGAGATTTTGGAACATCAGTTGGAATGCTCGATGAATTTGGGCCAGAAAGAATAAAAGATACTCCAATTTCAGAGTCAGCAATTTCTGGAGCTGCAGTTGGTGCTGCAATGACAGGGCTTCGTCCTATAGTTGATGTAACATTTATGGATTTTATCGTTTATATGATGGACAATATTGTAAATCAGGCGGCAAAAACTAGATATATGTTTGGTGGAAAAGGACAAGTGCCAGTAACATTCAGATGTGCGGCAGGTTCTGGAGTGGGTTCGGCAGCACAGCATTCACAGTCGCTTGAGTCTTGGTTTACTCATATTCCAGGAGTAAAGGTTGTTGCGCCAGGAACACCTGCTGATGTAAAAGGGCTTTTAAAATCAGCAATCCGTGATAATAACCCAGTAATTTTCCTTGAATATAAAGCACAATACAATATGAAAGGTGAAGTTCCTACAGATTCTGAATTTGTTATTCCTTTAGGAAAAGGTGAAATTAAAAAAGAAGGAAAAGATATTACAATTGTAACTTATGGAAGAATGCTGGAAAGAGTAATGAAGGCGGCGGAAATTGCAGAAAGTGAAGGGATTAGCGTAGAAGTGGTGGATCCTAGAACATTGATTCCGCTAGACAAGGAAATTATTTTGAATTCTGTTAAAAAAACAGGAAGAGTAATCTTAGTAAATGATGCTCACAAAACAAGCGGGTTTATCGGAGAAATTTCTGCAATTATTTCAGAAAGTGACACATTTGACTATTTGGATCACCCAATTGTGAGGTTAGCTGGAGAAGATGTGCCAATACCTTATAATCACGCTCTTGAAACAGCGATGGTTCCAAGTGTGGAAAAAATTGTAGAAGCAATTAGAAAAGTAAAAAATAAACAATAA
- a CDS encoding dicarboxylate/amino acid:cation symporter, with protein MKKIGLVPRLIIAITLGIVLGLVLPSPVIRIFVTFSSLFSKYLSFVIPFMIIGFVVTGISDLRQGAGKLLGITTLIAYVSTIVAGSLSYLMATNIFPKILNFASFAAIEHPEKNLLTAYFEIPLAPMFDVTSAIVFAFIMGLSISWLRNNGEGQTTYNLFREFSKIITKLLSTSVIPLLPVYIFGTFMNMTYSGQMFTTLSIFLKVFVCVIILHILYISALFVFAGGLSGKNPFTCMKNQIPGYFTALGTQSSAATIPINLECAKRNGTSPEIREFVVPLCATIHLAGSIITITSCVVTVLMMNNMAYDVTKVFPFILVLGVAMVAAPGAPGGAIMSALPFLGMVGIAANSPLASLLIALYITQDSFGTAANVSGDNAIAIIVDWIYHKFIKK; from the coding sequence ATGAAAAAAATCGGGCTTGTGCCACGTTTAATTATCGCAATAACGCTTGGTATAGTACTGGGATTAGTTTTACCAAGTCCTGTTATTAGGATTTTTGTGACTTTTTCGTCGCTATTTAGCAAGTATTTATCTTTTGTTATTCCGTTTATGATAATCGGATTTGTTGTGACAGGAATTTCAGATTTGCGTCAAGGAGCAGGAAAATTACTTGGAATTACTACATTGATAGCTTATGTTTCCACAATTGTGGCGGGAAGTTTATCTTATCTTATGGCAACTAATATTTTTCCAAAAATTCTTAATTTTGCCTCTTTTGCGGCAATAGAACATCCTGAGAAAAATCTTTTAACAGCTTATTTCGAGATTCCGCTCGCACCAATGTTTGATGTAACTTCAGCAATCGTTTTTGCTTTTATAATGGGGCTTTCAATAAGCTGGCTTAGAAATAATGGTGAAGGACAAACTACCTACAACCTTTTTCGTGAGTTTTCAAAAATAATTACAAAATTACTGAGCACTTCAGTTATTCCTCTACTTCCAGTCTACATTTTTGGAACATTTATGAACATGACTTACAGCGGACAGATGTTTACAACACTTTCTATTTTCCTAAAAGTATTTGTTTGTGTGATAATTCTTCACATTTTATATATTTCGGCTTTATTTGTATTCGCTGGAGGACTTTCAGGAAAAAATCCATTTACTTGTATGAAAAATCAGATTCCTGGCTATTTTACAGCACTTGGAACACAATCTTCAGCAGCCACAATCCCAATAAATCTGGAATGTGCAAAACGAAATGGAACATCGCCTGAAATACGTGAATTTGTAGTGCCATTATGTGCCACAATCCATTTAGCAGGAAGTATCATTACAATAACAAGCTGTGTTGTTACCGTTCTTATGATGAACAATATGGCTTACGATGTAACAAAAGTTTTCCCATTTATCCTAGTTCTAGGAGTCGCAATGGTAGCCGCGCCTGGAGCGCCTGGAGGAGCAATAATGTCAGCACTTCCATTTCTAGGAATGGTCGGAATCGCTGCAAACAGTCCTTTAGCTTCACTTCTAATTGCTCTTTACATAACACAGGACAGCTTTGGAACAGCGGCAAATGTATCTGGGGATAATGCAATCGCTATTATAGTTGACTGGATTTATCATAAATTTATAAAAAAATAA
- a CDS encoding thiamine pyrophosphate-dependent dehydrogenase E1 component subunit alpha, translating to MELSKGKLLNIYERMLSIRNFDLKVNQLVKRGMVPGMTHLSVGEEAANVGAIAALNADDLITSNHRGHGQVIAKGIDLNGMMAEIMGKATGTCKGKGGSMHIADLESGNLGANGIVGGGHGMAVGAAYTQKVKNTGKIVVCFFGDGATNEGSFHEAMNLASVWNVPVIFYAINNGYGISTSINSVAKVEHLYQRAAAYGMPGYFIEDGNDVLSVYETFEKAVKDVREGKGPVFIESVTYRWFGHSSSDPGKYRTKEEVDEWKLKDPNLKFRNYLLENNIATEEELVELEEKSKKQIEDAVEFAKNSPEPTLESAFEDIFAN from the coding sequence ATGGAACTATCAAAAGGTAAATTGCTGAATATTTATGAACGAATGCTTAGCATTAGAAATTTTGATTTAAAGGTAAATCAGCTTGTGAAAAGAGGAATGGTGCCTGGAATGACACATCTGTCAGTAGGAGAGGAAGCGGCGAATGTTGGGGCTATTGCGGCGTTGAATGCTGATGATCTGATTACATCTAATCATAGAGGGCATGGGCAAGTTATCGCTAAAGGGATTGACTTGAATGGAATGATGGCTGAGATTATGGGAAAGGCTACTGGAACTTGTAAAGGTAAAGGAGGTTCGATGCACATTGCCGATTTAGAAAGTGGAAACTTGGGAGCAAACGGAATTGTTGGTGGTGGACACGGAATGGCAGTTGGCGCGGCTTATACTCAAAAAGTTAAAAATACTGGAAAAATTGTAGTTTGTTTCTTTGGAGATGGAGCTACAAATGAAGGAAGTTTTCACGAAGCGATGAACTTGGCGTCAGTATGGAATGTACCTGTTATTTTTTATGCAATTAATAATGGATATGGAATAAGTACTTCAATTAATAGTGTTGCAAAAGTGGAGCATCTTTATCAAAGGGCTGCAGCTTATGGAATGCCAGGATATTTTATTGAAGACGGGAATGATGTTCTTTCAGTTTATGAAACTTTTGAAAAGGCTGTAAAGGATGTGAGAGAAGGAAAAGGACCTGTATTTATTGAAAGCGTAACTTACAGATGGTTCGGACATTCGAGTTCTGATCCTGGAAAATACAGAACAAAAGAAGAGGTTGACGAATGGAAGTTAAAAGATCCTAACTTAAAATTCAGAAATTACTTGCTTGAAAATAATATTGCGACAGAGGAAGAATTAGTAGAACTTGAAGAAAAATCAAAAAAACAGATTGAAGATGCAGTAGAATTTGCAAAAAATAGTCCAGAACCTACGTTGGAATCTGCATTTGAAGATATATTTGCGAATTAG